The following coding sequences lie in one Salvelinus fontinalis isolate EN_2023a chromosome 21, ASM2944872v1, whole genome shotgun sequence genomic window:
- the ptges gene encoding prostaglandin E synthase, with the protein MLENEAFSCFVFYSVLLVIKMYIIAIITGQVRLRKKAFANPEDAQRHGGVQYYREDPDVERCRRAHRNDMENIFPFLFLGAVYSLIGPSLAVARAHFLVFFLFRVLHTVAYLCVLRAPTRSLAYVIAQVPCVSMAVQVLAAVASSW; encoded by the exons ATGTTGGAGAACGAGgctttttcctgttttgttttctataGTGTTCTCCTGGTCATCAAGATGTACATCATAGCAATCATCACTGGACAAGTCAGGCTTCGTAAAAAG gctttcgCTAACCCAGAGGATGCGCAGAGACACGGCGGCGTCCAGTACTACAGAGAGGATCCGGACGTAGAACGGTGCCGAAG GGCTCACCGTAACGACATGGAGAATATCTTCCCTTTCCTGTTCCTGGGGGCTGTGTACTCCCTGATTGGCCCGTCGCTTGCTGTGGCCCGCGCTCACTTCCTGGTCTTCTTCCTGTTCCGCGTGCTTCATACAGTGGCCTACCTGTGTGTCCTGCGGGCGCCCACACGCTCCCTGGCCTATGTCATCGCCCAAGTGCCCTGCGTGTCCATGGCCGTGCAGGTCCTCGCGGCGGTGGCCTCCTCGTGGTAG